The genomic stretch CACACCCTGCGGCGGGGTAAAACGGAATTGGCTGCGGGAGAGGTTGGATCTGGTATTCAGATTGTTGAATTTGATAGTGGTTTGGTTGCCAAAACTGTCTTTTAGGCGCATTTCGGCCAGATCGTCACCTTTGAAGCCAAGGCGGATGTATTGGTAGCCGGCGTTGGAATGCTTTGGCGTGGCCAATACGTAGTCGATGCCGCCGGCGGAGCCATCTTCTTTTAGGGTGTAGCTGGCGGAGAGGGCGTCTTTATTGGAGAGGATGGCGGCGGGGCTGTCGCCGATGGCTTGGTTTTGCGCGGTTTTGGTGATTTGCGCCAAATCAATGTCGTAGAGCCAAATGTGGCTGCCGTCGCCTACGATGGTTTGTTTGTAGGGGCTGGTATATTCCCATTTGAAGAGGCCAGGACGTAGGATGCTGAAGCGGCCTTGGGCATTGCGGGTTTTGTTATGGCTTTGCACGCTTTGGCTGAAGCTGCCGCTGATGCCGTCGGTGTCGGCGTTGAATTTTTGCAGGGCTTCGATGCCGCCGGCCTGGGCGCTGCCGATGGCTATTGCCAAAACGGCTGCGGCAACAAGGCGGAAGGTTTGGTTTTTCATCATTTTTCCTTTGTGCGAATCAAAACGGAATACGGCGCATTGTACCAGCTTGGGCGTGGCGGGGCAGGGCGGTGGGAATTGTGAAGATAGCAGGGCAAAGGAATTTTTCCGCTGCGGCAAGGCATTAGGCAAAATAGGGTGGCGAATTTTTAACCGGATTTTATTCCTGCGCTATAATTCACGGCTGCGGTAAGCGGCGGAAAAGGTTGCGGTAGATGCAGCGAGCCGCAGACAATACAGATAACACGGTAAGGCAAGCCAACGCGGTAGCATCCTCATTTTAATTCACTATACTTTTCAGGTAGCCTCATCCGCCTTCTTGGAGAACCTTATGATTCAAGCTGTATTATTCGATTTAGACGGCACATTGGCAGACACTGCGCTGGATTTGGGCGGCGCGCTCAACCGCCTCTTGGCCAGAAACGGCCTACCCGCCGTACCGATGGCGCAAATCCGACCAGTGGCCAGCCATGGTGCCAACTATCTGATTAAGCTGGGCACGGGCATTGAAAAAAGCCACCCCGACCACTCGCGCTGGCGGCAGGAATACCTGGCTGAATACGAACACGGCTTTTGCGATGAAACCGTGTTGTTTGAAGGCATCAACCCCATGCTCGAGCAGCTCGCCCGCCGCCGCATTGCCTGGGGCATCATCACCAATAAGCCGCACCGTTTCACCAGCCTGCTCGTGCCCAAGCTGGGCTTTATCGCCCCGCCTGCCGTGGTGGTGAGCGGCGACACCTGCGCCGAGTCCAAACCCAGCACGCTGCCGATGCACCACGCCTGTCGGCAAATCGGCATTGCACCTAAGCGCTGCCTGTATGTGGGCGATGCCGAACGCGATATGGTGGCGGGCAAAAACGCCGGCATGGCCACAGCCTTGGCCAACTGGGGCTACATCGCCGAGAGCGACCAGGTGCACGAATGGCCGGCAGATGCACGGCTGGATGCGCCCGGGCAGATTTTGGATTTACTATAGCCGAGTAGCTTAACCTTTACCTAATGGAGAACGTCTTAATGAAAAAAATTAGCTTATTGCTGCCTATTTGCGCCACACTGGCCTTGAGTAGCTGCTTTATGTCGCAGAAATCGTAAATCATGCACCGCGAAGAGCTGTATAACGCACAAGACCAGGCTCAACTACGCATTTACGGCCAATACGGCCACGATGTGGTGCACATGATCCCGAACAGCAGCTGCGAACAATGGGCAGAAAACAAGGCCGACGCCGCCACACCAGATTTACTGGTGGCCTGCCGCGCCGCATCCGCAACCTTTCGGTGGGCATGCCTACCACTCAGCGCAGCAACACTGTGAATGCCGATACCGGCGTGGTGTTCCGCGAATCGTATAAAGAATTTGTTGTGCCCGCCAGCAAACCGCTGGTGCTCGATGGCGCGTTTCCCAGTAAAACCACCAGCCAGGTACACCGCTGTTACACCGCCAGCAGCCTCACCTCGCAGGCTGGCAAGAATTACGAAATACAGTATTCGCGCGGCGGGAACAGCTGCGATGTGGCTGTAGTGGAAATCCTGCCGCGAGCCGAAGGCGAAGTGCACCCCACCCGCCCTGCGCCCATCCTCCAGTATTACCCGATGCCGGGAATCAGCTATTAAGCAAAAAAATCTACCTGAAAGTGCAGGTTTCGGAGACGCTCAAGCAGCAATCCAATTTTCAGATAGCCTGTTATTTGCATAGAGGCTACCTGAAAGCATCAACCATAGCTTCAGGTAGCCTTCCTTCCCAAAGAAACCTCATGTCCTTTTCCCTTATCATCATCGGCGACGAAATCCTGCACAGCAGCCGCCAAGACAAACACTTTGCCTTTTTCAAACAGCTGCTCAAAGAGCGCGGCCTGCTGCTCGATTCCGTGCAATACCTGCCCGACAATCGCCAACTCCTCGTCCACCGGCTGCGCCAAAGCTTTGCCGAAGGCCTGCCCACCTTTGTTACCGGCGGCATCGGCAGCACGCCGGATGACCACACCCGCCAAGCTGCGGCCGAAGCCCTCGGTCTGCCGCTGGCGCTGCACCCGCAGGCCGCTGCCAACATCGAAGTCGTATCCCTCAAACACGGCGACAGCCTCGGCAGCATCGGCCACCAAATCCGCCTGCGCATGGCCGAATTCCCCCAAGGCAGCGGCCTGCTTCCCAATCCCTACAACAACATCGCTGGTTTTTCCATCCGCGAACACTACTTCCTGCCCGGCTTCCCCGTAATGGCACAGCCCATGGCAGCTTGGGTACTCGACGAATACTACGCCCATCTCCAACACCAAACCGAACGCCGCAGCGTCAGCGCTTGGATCGACTTGCCCGAATCCCGTATCAGCGCCCTGATGGCCGACATCGAACAGCACTACCCCGGCATCCGCAGCTTCAGCCTGCCTGCCACCCCCACCACCCAGCAGCGCTACCGCCTGCTGTTCGGCCTCAAAGCCGAAGGGGAAGCTTGTAGCCGGCTGGATGCAGCTTGGCAGACAGCCGAAGCCGGCTTGAAAAAGCAGGGCGCCACACAGATTGAGCTGGCGCCAGAAGACGTGTAAACAGAAAGAAATCGGTTTCAAGTAGCCTTCAGCATGATTGAGGCTACCTGGAATTTTTTATAACCAAAGCACTTCATACTGCTTTATCTCGCCTTGTTGTACTAGCTGTACTGTCTGCGGCTCATTGCTTTGCGTGAAACAATAATTATTTCATACATATATCCTAACCACGCTGTCAATCGGAATGTCGGATTCGAGGCCCTGGCTTACAGGAGCGGCAACATAAAGGCTACCTGAAGCTATTTTCTTCCTTAACTACGCCGGCGAGGAAATCTTATGGCAACAAATGGCGGCAAACATGCGGGCATTTCAACCCCGCCAATTTTGCAGCACCCATTTGATGTCGTCACCCAGCTGCTCGACGCTTATGGTGTGCCAATTGGACTCACAGCTGAGAGCGGCAGGGTTTTCAGGTAGCCTGAACAAGGTGGACGATTGCGTGCCGCCGAGCAGTTTGGGCGCTTGATAGCAGACGATTTCGTCCACCAAATCCTGCGCCAA from Eikenella exigua encodes the following:
- the lolA gene encoding outer membrane lipoprotein chaperone LolA, with translation MKNQTFRLVAAAVLAIAIGSAQAGGIEALQKFNADTDGISGSFSQSVQSHNKTRNAQGRFSILRPGLFKWEYTSPYKQTIVGDGSHIWLYDIDLAQITKTAQNQAIGDSPAAILSNKDALSASYTLKEDGSAGGIDYVLATPKHSNAGYQYIRLGFKGDDLAEMRLKDSFGNQTTIKFNNLNTRSNLSRSQFRFTPPQGVDVLTQ
- a CDS encoding HAD family hydrolase codes for the protein MIQAVLFDLDGTLADTALDLGGALNRLLARNGLPAVPMAQIRPVASHGANYLIKLGTGIEKSHPDHSRWRQEYLAEYEHGFCDETVLFEGINPMLEQLARRRIAWGIITNKPHRFTSLLVPKLGFIAPPAVVVSGDTCAESKPSTLPMHHACRQIGIAPKRCLYVGDAERDMVAGKNAGMATALANWGYIAESDQVHEWPADARLDAPGQILDLL
- a CDS encoding competence/damage-inducible protein A — protein: MSFSLIIIGDEILHSSRQDKHFAFFKQLLKERGLLLDSVQYLPDNRQLLVHRLRQSFAEGLPTFVTGGIGSTPDDHTRQAAAEALGLPLALHPQAAANIEVVSLKHGDSLGSIGHQIRLRMAEFPQGSGLLPNPYNNIAGFSIREHYFLPGFPVMAQPMAAWVLDEYYAHLQHQTERRSVSAWIDLPESRISALMADIEQHYPGIRSFSLPATPTTQQRYRLLFGLKAEGEACSRLDAAWQTAEAGLKKQGATQIELAPEDV